One Tolypothrix bouteillei VB521301 DNA window includes the following coding sequences:
- a CDS encoding DUF6930 domain-containing protein produces MTSFNRSTSRRLKKLTQIPSVWEGDRRPLLSPPSQSLETEVKGECILWVDGTQGIVRGMDVVAPETGPEAVVRTLMRAMEHPHSPAKPARPQRIVVRDREIQFYLRGVLQDLDIAIEYSPELPLIDELFRGFAEILDSQVPDLPPQYVQVLREKAFAIWQAAPWEFLEEQQILSIEIDRWDVGTLYASVMGMLGMEYGILLYRSEESLKQFRATVLRDDELQGRLEEAFLKQDCLFLTFESTDEIDDEDDEFFDLADLSLSDIEPTFGNIHPLEGLRSVLYDEEALVVFVALESLYRFIRDYRRQLSDDTFPTLSRRYRITLPESSNNDPGKSIPVVVSTMPQLAEELEEIAGFSFDDDDDYDSYEDDEDDEDDEEMSLFQSLRDDVIPEDSFISLSVVSWETLDDLRKGSNYHKIGEMTQVGDGLPVILIQTSRPKAKTLIENIEQAGGLKGIGFNPGADPFDEQDYDLGLLQTENDELILFGEFEDDDPVHIEDRQKWNQRCKNTKGYCGLVIAKGLTGSSRGNPQPRDMMALFEARFLSPKDIGIGTLQLMPQLQFE; encoded by the coding sequence ATGACAAGTTTTAATCGCTCTACCAGTCGTCGGCTGAAGAAATTAACTCAAATTCCTTCTGTATGGGAGGGCGATCGCCGTCCGTTGTTATCACCGCCAAGCCAAAGCCTGGAAACCGAGGTCAAGGGTGAGTGCATTTTGTGGGTGGACGGCACGCAGGGTATTGTCCGGGGTATGGATGTAGTAGCACCAGAAACCGGTCCGGAAGCAGTTGTTCGTACCTTGATGCGAGCAATGGAGCATCCTCACAGTCCGGCGAAACCTGCTCGTCCCCAAAGAATTGTGGTTAGAGACAGAGAAATTCAATTCTACCTGCGCGGAGTCCTCCAAGATTTAGACATAGCAATAGAATATTCACCAGAATTGCCGTTAATTGACGAATTATTTCGTGGGTTTGCTGAAATTTTGGATAGCCAAGTTCCTGACTTACCCCCACAGTACGTACAAGTGCTGCGAGAAAAAGCATTTGCCATTTGGCAAGCAGCCCCTTGGGAATTTTTAGAAGAACAGCAAATTTTATCAATTGAGATCGATCGGTGGGATGTCGGAACTCTTTATGCCAGCGTTATGGGTATGCTGGGTATGGAATACGGAATTTTACTATATCGCTCTGAAGAATCGTTAAAACAGTTTCGAGCCACAGTTTTAAGAGATGATGAATTACAGGGGCGTTTAGAAGAAGCTTTTCTCAAGCAGGATTGTCTGTTTCTCACTTTTGAGAGTACCGATGAAATAGATGATGAAGATGATGAGTTTTTCGATTTAGCAGATTTGTCACTTTCAGACATAGAACCCACCTTCGGTAATATTCATCCATTAGAAGGGTTGAGATCGGTTTTATATGATGAAGAAGCACTCGTGGTCTTCGTAGCGTTAGAAAGCTTATACCGTTTTATTCGGGACTACCGTCGCCAACTAAGTGATGACACTTTCCCCACCCTCAGTCGTCGCTACCGCATTACTCTTCCTGAGTCATCAAATAATGACCCAGGAAAGTCAATTCCTGTTGTTGTCTCTACCATGCCACAGTTAGCAGAAGAGTTAGAGGAAATAGCGGGTTTCAGTTTTGATGATGACGATGATTATGATAGTTATGAAGACGATGAAGACGATGAAGACGATGAAGAAATGTCTCTGTTTCAGTCATTACGAGATGATGTGATACCAGAAGATTCATTCATCAGTTTAAGTGTTGTGTCTTGGGAAACTTTGGATGACTTGCGGAAGGGATCGAACTACCATAAGATTGGTGAAATGACACAAGTAGGTGATGGATTACCTGTCATATTAATTCAAACATCCCGTCCTAAGGCAAAGACCCTAATTGAGAACATAGAACAAGCAGGTGGTTTAAAGGGGATCGGTTTTAATCCTGGTGCAGATCCTTTTGACGAGCAAGATTACGATTTGGGTTTGTTACAAACTGAAAATGACGAATTGATTTTGTTTGGTGAGTTTGAGGATGATGACCCCGTACATATAGAAGACCGACAAAAGTGGAATCAGCGATGTAAAAATACTAAGGGATACTGCGGTTTGGTGATTGCTAAAGGATTAACCGGCTCTTCTCGTGGTAATCCTCAGCCACGGGATATGATGGCTTTGTTTGAAGCGAGATTCCTTTCACCTAAAGATATAGGCATTGGAACTTTACAACTCATGCCTCAACTGCAATTTGAGTAA
- a CDS encoding tetratricopeptide repeat protein translates to MTQTVETLFDTGLERYKAGESAETLIPVFKEICDRAPKNSAAWTCLAWLYLLNDKANAAFKAAQKAVKLNPQDPQARVNLAVAMLETGQKGLREHVDFAHQLIFVNPDWQEEIKSSIEDGLNRKPDWQSLKKVKGWLFPE, encoded by the coding sequence ATGACTCAAACAGTTGAAACCCTCTTTGATACAGGATTAGAACGTTATAAAGCTGGAGAATCAGCAGAGACTTTAATTCCTGTATTTAAAGAAATTTGCGATCGCGCCCCTAAAAACAGCGCTGCTTGGACGTGCTTGGCATGGCTGTATCTGTTAAACGACAAAGCAAACGCAGCATTCAAAGCCGCTCAAAAAGCTGTCAAGTTGAATCCCCAAGACCCTCAAGCAAGGGTCAATCTTGCTGTTGCAATGTTAGAAACAGGTCAAAAAGGTTTGCGCGAGCACGTTGACTTTGCACACCAGCTGATCTTTGTAAATCCTGACTGGCAAGAAGAAATCAAAAGCAGCATAGAAGATGGCTTAAACAGAAAACCAGATTGGCAAAGTTTGAAAAAAGTTAAAGGTTGGTTGTTTCCTGAGTAG
- a CDS encoding FHA domain-containing protein, translated as MTEKNSQQIFIDNSPSDLKNVSMAAETNESHLLIIEDDQGRKEFTLDRPTYSIGRDRECDIRLVSQFVSRRHATLVRLPRDDKKRGYYYRIVDGDAKGKTSSNGLMINGRKIPAHDLKNEDEVVFGPQVRAIYYLLRDSMRSTGQTDASEYDITLINPGMTEDLED; from the coding sequence ATGACAGAAAAAAATTCTCAACAAATTTTTATTGATAACAGTCCATCTGATTTAAAAAACGTGTCAATGGCAGCAGAAACTAATGAAAGTCATTTACTGATTATAGAAGACGACCAAGGACGTAAAGAGTTCACGTTAGATCGTCCTACTTATTCTATCGGTAGAGATCGGGAGTGCGATATTCGCCTTGTGTCACAATTTGTCTCGCGCCGTCATGCAACTCTCGTTAGGCTACCGCGTGATGATAAAAAACGGGGCTATTATTACCGAATCGTCGATGGTGATGCCAAAGGCAAAACGAGTTCCAACGGTTTAATGATTAACGGTCGCAAAATTCCAGCCCACGATCTTAAAAATGAGGATGAAGTTGTTTTTGGTCCGCAGGTTCGTGCCATTTATTACTTACTGCGGGACAGCATGCGGTCTACAGGACAGACAGATGCTAGTGAGTATGATATTACACTCATTAATCCTGGAATGACAGAGGATCTAGAAGACTGA
- a CDS encoding TM2 domain-containing protein encodes MSNGTSSDASKKTTAGICGILIGALGIHKFILGYNTEGIIMLLVSLLTCGIGAPFMGILGLVEGIMYLTKSDEEFVSTYVVNKKKWL; translated from the coding sequence ATGTCAAATGGAACCTCAAGCGATGCTAGCAAGAAAACGACTGCTGGTATTTGTGGCATCCTAATTGGAGCATTAGGTATTCATAAGTTTATTCTTGGTTATAATACCGAAGGTATTATCATGCTGCTTGTTTCGTTACTGACATGTGGTATCGGAGCACCATTCATGGGTATTCTTGGTTTGGTTGAGGGTATTATGTATTTAACCAAAAGCGATGAAGAATTTGTCAGTACTTATGTAGTAAATAAAAAGAAATGGCTTTAA
- a CDS encoding heavy metal translocating P-type ATPase, translating into MQFVSKTNLPSEPALTTEKITLDVRGMKCAGCVKAVERQLTQHPGVKSACVNLATEVAVVELETGAVPPEALAEKLTSAGFPTQPRKLRGQGASETQGIPSLEERQRQEIKSARRQLAIAAILLVLSITGHIGSLGGPIPPVLQNIWFHCGLATVAILIPGRPILVDGWLGVRHNAPNMNTLVGLGTLTAYIASLVALVFPQLGWECFFDEPVMMLGFILLGRTLEKRARNRAAVAFKGLLALQPQVARLIAKPKTEEDTTLTVSANREVVEIPAEVVRVGEWLQVLPGDKIPVDGEIVDGQTTLDESMLTGEAMPVIKQPGDFVVAGTINLSGAIAIRATRTGSDTTLAQIVALVETAQTRKAPVQKLADTVAGYFTYGVLTAALLTFVFWYFFGTHLWHDLSVSVGMNTAHHSLTPLPPHPLTPSPLLISLKLAIAVMVVACPCALGLATPTAILVGTTIGAERGLLIKGGDVLEKVHLLGTVVFDKTGTLTTGHPVITDCIPVWGDKGENSTLSLNRQFLLKIAAAVESGTIHPLAKAIVQESQKQGLPIPNATDFRTEPGFGVSALVEGSLVLLGNSDWLHWHGIEIGETIAQQAQTLAADGKTVVFIAFEGTVAGLIAVQDTIRPDAKATVDKLRQMGLRVMMLSGDSLEAAKTVANQLGLSSTDVVAGVPPTKKASVIQELQGGIESSEWGVGINLPKPKSLIAMVGDGINDAPALSQADVGITLHSGTDVATETSEIVLMRDRLTDVVESIQLSRATFSKIRQNLFWAFAYNTLGIPLAAGVLLPGFGFVLSPSGAAALMAFSSVSVVTNSLLLRRFARPD; encoded by the coding sequence ATGCAATTTGTCTCGAAGACTAACCTTCCCTCAGAACCAGCCCTAACAACAGAGAAAATTACTTTGGATGTTAGGGGTATGAAGTGTGCTGGCTGTGTAAAGGCAGTAGAACGCCAGCTAACTCAACATCCGGGAGTTAAAAGCGCTTGTGTGAACCTAGCGACAGAAGTCGCAGTCGTAGAATTAGAAACTGGTGCAGTACCGCCAGAAGCACTAGCAGAGAAATTAACATCGGCTGGATTCCCGACTCAACCTCGGAAATTACGCGGGCAAGGAGCAAGCGAGACACAAGGAATACCCAGCCTAGAAGAACGCCAGCGCCAAGAAATCAAGTCAGCGCGGCGGCAGTTGGCGATCGCAGCAATACTTCTGGTACTGTCAATTACCGGGCATATTGGCAGCCTTGGCGGACCGATACCGCCAGTTTTGCAAAACATTTGGTTCCATTGTGGCTTGGCAACTGTCGCCATACTTATCCCCGGTCGTCCAATTTTGGTGGATGGGTGGCTTGGGGTGCGGCACAATGCACCTAATATGAATACCCTTGTAGGATTGGGAACGCTAACAGCCTACATTGCCAGCTTAGTCGCCTTAGTGTTTCCCCAACTGGGTTGGGAATGTTTCTTCGATGAGCCAGTGATGATGCTGGGCTTTATTTTGTTAGGGCGTACATTGGAAAAACGAGCCAGAAATCGTGCGGCTGTCGCCTTTAAAGGATTGCTCGCCCTCCAACCGCAAGTAGCCCGGTTGATAGCGAAACCAAAAACAGAGGAAGATACGACTCTTACAGTTTCTGCCAATAGGGAAGTTGTAGAAATTCCTGCTGAAGTCGTGCGTGTTGGTGAATGGTTGCAAGTTCTTCCCGGAGATAAAATTCCCGTTGATGGTGAGATTGTAGACGGACAAACAACTCTAGATGAGTCGATGCTGACTGGAGAAGCAATGCCAGTTATCAAGCAACCGGGAGATTTCGTAGTAGCAGGGACAATAAATCTGTCAGGAGCGATCGCAATTCGAGCCACTCGAACAGGAAGCGATACAACCTTAGCTCAGATTGTTGCCTTAGTAGAAACAGCCCAAACTCGGAAAGCACCCGTACAAAAATTAGCAGACACAGTAGCAGGATACTTTACCTACGGGGTATTGACAGCCGCGCTGTTAACATTTGTTTTCTGGTACTTTTTCGGCACCCACCTTTGGCACGATTTAAGTGTGTCCGTTGGAATGAACACCGCTCATCATTCCCTCACCCCCTTACCCCCTCACCCCCTCACCCCCTCACCGCTTCTTATCAGCCTTAAACTAGCGATCGCAGTTATGGTAGTTGCTTGTCCGTGTGCTTTAGGGCTGGCAACACCCACAGCTATACTTGTTGGGACAACTATTGGTGCGGAGAGAGGTCTTTTAATCAAAGGTGGCGACGTTTTGGAGAAAGTACACCTTCTAGGCACTGTTGTTTTTGATAAAACCGGGACTCTGACAACAGGTCATCCTGTCATAACAGACTGTATCCCCGTTTGGGGAGACAAGGGAGAAAATTCCACCTTGTCTCTCAATCGCCAATTTCTGCTCAAAATAGCAGCCGCTGTGGAAAGTGGAACAATTCACCCGCTGGCAAAAGCGATCGTACAAGAATCACAAAAACAAGGTTTGCCAATCCCCAATGCTACGGATTTTCGTACAGAACCTGGATTTGGTGTATCTGCTCTTGTGGAAGGGAGTTTGGTGCTTTTGGGTAATAGCGACTGGTTGCACTGGCATGGAATTGAGATCGGCGAAACCATTGCACAACAAGCTCAAACACTAGCGGCGGATGGGAAAACAGTTGTTTTTATAGCATTTGAAGGCACTGTAGCCGGACTGATTGCTGTTCAAGACACGATAAGACCAGATGCCAAAGCAACAGTAGACAAGTTGCGCCAAATGGGTCTGCGGGTCATGATGTTAAGCGGTGACTCACTAGAAGCAGCAAAGACTGTAGCCAATCAACTGGGACTTTCAAGCACTGATGTTGTAGCTGGCGTTCCCCCTACAAAGAAAGCCTCTGTCATTCAAGAGTTACAGGGGGGAATAGAAAGTAGCGAATGGGGAGTGGGAATTAATTTGCCCAAGCCGAAGTCCCTCATTGCCATGGTAGGCGATGGTATTAACGATGCCCCTGCTTTGTCTCAGGCAGATGTAGGTATTACGTTACACTCAGGAACAGATGTTGCCACGGAAACATCTGAAATCGTATTAATGCGCGATCGCTTAACAGACGTGGTTGAATCCATCCAACTCAGCCGCGCCACTTTCAGTAAAATCCGTCAGAACTTATTTTGGGCTTTCGCGTACAACACACTTGGAATTCCCTTAGCAGCTGGTGTTCTGTTGCCCGGTTTCGGTTTTGTCTTAAGCCCCTCTGGTGCGGCTGCATTAATGGCTTTTAGTTCAGTCAGCGTAGTCACAAATTCTTTATTGTTAAGACGTTTTGCTCGCCCTGACTGA
- a CDS encoding HesB/IscA family protein, whose product MTQAIQPQQKGIQISDAALQQVKFLRDRQGTDLCLRVGVRQGGCSGMSYLMDFEDPSKITPHDEVYDYDGFKIVCDRKSLLYLYGLILDYSDAMIGGGFQFSNPNANQTCGCGKSFGV is encoded by the coding sequence ATGACACAAGCCATTCAACCTCAACAAAAGGGAATTCAAATTAGCGATGCCGCACTGCAACAGGTAAAATTCTTGCGAGATAGGCAAGGTACAGACCTCTGCTTGCGGGTCGGAGTTCGTCAAGGTGGTTGTTCTGGAATGTCTTACTTAATGGATTTTGAAGACCCCAGCAAAATTACCCCCCACGATGAAGTTTATGATTATGACGGCTTCAAAATTGTATGCGATCGCAAGAGCTTATTATATCTCTATGGTTTAATACTAGATTATAGCGATGCCATGATTGGTGGTGGCTTTCAGTTTTCCAACCCCAATGCTAACCAAACCTGTGGTTGTGGTAAATCGTTTGGTGTGTAA
- a CDS encoding TM2 domain-containing protein, translating to MAKLSPSHATKQLLAGYCGIIFGGFGIHKFVLGYAPEGFVMLIISLVGSYFTYGLTLLIMQLVGLIEGMIYLNKSHDEFVSTYFLNRQGWF from the coding sequence ATGGCTAAACTCAGCCCCAGTCATGCTACCAAACAACTTTTAGCGGGATACTGCGGTATTATCTTTGGAGGTTTTGGTATCCATAAGTTCGTTCTTGGTTATGCTCCGGAAGGATTTGTCATGCTAATCATTTCTTTAGTTGGCAGTTATTTTACCTATGGTTTGACATTACTCATTATGCAGCTTGTTGGTTTAATTGAAGGAATGATTTATCTAAACAAATCACACGATGAGTTTGTCAGTACCTATTTCTTGAACAGACAAGGTTGGTTTTAG
- a CDS encoding DUF2752 domain-containing protein encodes MLKLSRSPLSYRGQFVRWGILGFCSTPLLGTLFYNQGYRIAFLVCPVRHFTGIPCPTCGMTRSFMAIARGNLEQAASENVFGIILFTSFFIAVIHVAVELLLKRQMTAFYCQLIKIKKIHSITFFIALLYYILRLFHLFKTGELYISFIHSPLGQFLLSIQVH; translated from the coding sequence GTGTTGAAATTATCTCGCTCTCCTTTATCTTACAGGGGTCAGTTTGTTCGTTGGGGTATACTTGGATTTTGTAGTACTCCTTTACTGGGAACGCTATTCTACAACCAAGGTTATAGAATAGCTTTCCTAGTTTGTCCGGTGCGACACTTCACTGGAATTCCTTGTCCGACATGCGGTATGACTCGTTCTTTTATGGCGATCGCACGTGGGAATTTAGAACAAGCAGCATCAGAAAATGTGTTTGGGATTATCTTATTTACTAGCTTTTTCATTGCAGTCATTCATGTTGCTGTAGAATTACTGTTGAAACGTCAAATGACTGCTTTCTATTGTCAATTGATAAAAATCAAAAAAATACACTCAATTACTTTTTTTATAGCTTTATTGTATTATATTTTGCGTTTATTTCATTTATTTAAAACGGGAGAACTTTATATTTCTTTTATACATTCTCCTCTCGGGCAATTTCTTCTTTCTATACAAGTCCATTAA
- a CDS encoding TIGR01777 family oxidoreductase, which produces MKVAIAGATGFVGSRLVERLQKEGMEVVILTRSASFAQKVFPSTAFPNVKVVTYTPTASGSWQSAIASCDGVVNLAGEPIGEGRWTSERKQEILNSRKLGTQKIVEAIASSNPKPNVLVNASAIGYYGTSETATFDETSPPGNDFLAQVCQAWEAEAQKVTEAGVRLVVLRLGIVLGTGGALGKMITPFKLYAGGPIGNGQQWFSWIHVDDVVNLILQALTRTDMQGVYNATAPSPVRMTELSKTMGQVMNRPSWLPVPSFAIEALLGEGAIVVLEGQQVLPKRTQSIGFQYKYPSVEPALAQILK; this is translated from the coding sequence ATGAAAGTAGCGATCGCTGGAGCAACAGGATTTGTGGGTAGTCGTTTGGTAGAACGGCTCCAGAAAGAGGGCATGGAAGTGGTTATTTTAACCCGTAGCGCTTCCTTTGCCCAAAAAGTTTTTCCATCTACAGCTTTTCCAAATGTTAAGGTTGTGACCTACACACCCACCGCATCTGGTTCTTGGCAAAGCGCCATTGCGAGTTGTGACGGAGTTGTTAATCTTGCAGGAGAACCTATTGGTGAGGGGCGTTGGACTTCAGAACGCAAGCAGGAAATTTTAAACAGTCGCAAGCTTGGAACGCAAAAAATCGTAGAAGCTATAGCTAGCAGCAATCCTAAACCAAATGTGCTGGTTAACGCCTCAGCGATTGGTTATTATGGCACAAGTGAAACAGCTACTTTTGATGAAACTAGCCCACCAGGTAATGATTTTCTTGCCCAAGTCTGTCAAGCTTGGGAAGCAGAAGCTCAAAAAGTCACCGAAGCTGGCGTGCGATTGGTTGTTTTACGCTTGGGCATTGTTTTGGGTACTGGTGGTGCCTTAGGTAAAATGATTACTCCATTTAAACTCTATGCGGGCGGTCCTATTGGCAACGGTCAGCAGTGGTTTTCGTGGATTCATGTAGATGATGTTGTTAACTTGATTTTACAGGCTTTAACCAGAACTGATATGCAAGGAGTCTATAATGCAACAGCTCCTTCTCCAGTCCGCATGACAGAACTCAGCAAAACTATGGGACAAGTTATGAATCGTCCCTCTTGGTTACCCGTACCTTCCTTTGCAATAGAAGCCCTTTTAGGAGAAGGAGCGATAGTTGTTCTGGAAGGTCAGCAAGTGCTTCCCAAACGCACTCAAAGCATTGGCTTTCAGTACAAATACCCCTCGGTTGAACCGGCACTAGCGCAAATTTTGAAATAG